In the Acomys russatus chromosome 11, mAcoRus1.1, whole genome shotgun sequence genome, one interval contains:
- the C11H6orf141 gene encoding uncharacterized protein C6orf141 homolog, with the protein MDDFTRMEARRPRGCAGCSPRGVGCGPPLDSGAPNPAPARTDRDLLQPGGDLRSQTRGNLDCQSWVREKVLFLLHPERWLGTQADPVNAELVDSEGLPARIEDHRDSEPERKLSRRRIATAPGSKPRDPEATPRSVLVRVVDYQATQEVLRTAWTKGQMTTRTEERSVTAVTFRTPRE; encoded by the coding sequence ATGGATGACTTCACCAGAATGGAGGCCCGGAGACCCCGGGGGTGCGCCGGGTGCTCTCCGCGCGGGGTGGGGTGTGGGCCACCCTTAGACTCCGGCGCCCCGAATCCGGCGCCGGCGAGGACGGATAGGGACCTATTACAACCAGGTGGGGACTTACGATCGCAGACTCGAGGGAATTTGGATTGCCAGTCCTGGGTCAGAGAGAAAGTACTCTTCCTTCTGCACCCTGAGAGGTGGTTGGGAACACAAGCGGACCCTGTTAACGCAGAGCTAGTAGACAGCGAAGGCCTTCCCGCGAGGATTGAAGACCACCGGGATTCCGAACCGGAACGCAAGCTTTCCCGCAGGCGCATTGCCACTGCCCCGGGATCCAAGCCCAGGGACCCCGAAGCCACACCCAGGTCCGTTTTGGTGCGGGTCGTGGATTACCAGGCGACGCAGGAGGTGCTGCGGACCGCGTGGACCAAGGGGCAAATGACCACGAGGACCGAGGAGCGCTCTGTGACCGCAGTCACCTTTCGCACCCCGAGGGAGTGA
- the LOC127195306 gene encoding cytochrome P450 2K6-like: MSAFDSSAVLALLGLILVLILKIKVLMAEASKQQSPPGPKPLPVIGNLHILNLKRPYETMLELSKKYGPVYSIQMGPRKVVVLSGYETVKDALINYGNQFGERSRVPIFERLFDGKGIAFAHGETWKTMRRFSLTTLRNLGMGKRIIEDTIIEECQHLIQNFESHKGKPFEIKKVLNASVANVIVSVLLGQRFDYQDPQFLRLLNLIGENVKLIGNPGIVLFNMFPILGFLLRSHKTVLRNRDELFSFIRMTFLEHCYNLDKNDPRSLIDAFLLRQQEENDTSANYFNEENLLALVSNLFAAGTETTASTLRWGIILMMRYPEVQKMVCDEIIKVVGSAQPRIEHRTQMPYTDAVIHEIQRVANILPMGLPHETTTDVLFKNYYIPKGTEVITLLTSVLRDQTQWETPEAFNPTHFLSSEGRFVKKEAFMPFSVGRRMCAGEPLAKMELFLFFTSLMQKFTFQPPPGVSHLDLDLTPDIGFTIQPRPHKICALPRALAL; the protein is encoded by the exons CCTCAttcttgttcttattttaaagattaaagtcTTAATGGCAGAAGCATCCAAACAACAGTCTCCTCCAGGACCCAAACCATTGCCAGTTATTGGAAATCTACACATACTCAACCTGAAGAGGCCGTATGAAACCATGTTAGAG CTCTCCAAGAAATATGGCCCCGTTTACAGCATTCAAATGGGACCAAGGAAGGTGGTGGTGCTTTCTGGCTATGAGACGGTGAAAGATGCCCTTATTAACTATGGCAATCAATTTGGGGAGCGTTCTCGAGTGCCTATATTTGAAAGGCTTTTTGACGGAAAAG GAATTGCCTTTGCTCATGGTGAAACCTGGAAAACAATGAGAAGATTCAGCTTGACCACCTTAAGGAACCTTGGGATGGGCAAGCGGATTATAGAAGACACGATTATAGAGGAATGCCAGCATCTCATACAGAACTTTGAATCTCACAAAG GAAAACCCTTTGAGATCAAAAAAGTCCTGAATGCTTCTGTGGCTAACGTCATTGTGTCCGTGTTGCTTGGGCAACGGTTTGACTACCAAGATCCCCAGTTCCTGAGACTCTTAAATTTAATTGGTGAAAATGTGAAACTCATAGGAAACCCTGGAATTGTG CTTTTTAATATGTTTCCTATTTTGGGATTTCTCCTAAGAAGCCACAAGACAGTATTGAGGAACAGAGATGAATTATTTTCCTTCATAAGGATGACCTTCCTAGAACATTGTTACAACCTTGACAAAAATGATCCCAGAAGTCTCATTGATGCTTTTCTACTCAGACAGCAGGAG GAAAACGATACATCTGCTAACTATTTCAATGAAGAAAATTTGTTAGCCCTTGTTAGTAACCTGTTTGCAGCCGGAACTGAGACAACAGCCTCCACACTGCGCTGGGGAATTATACTCATGATGCGATACCCTGAGGTCCAGA AAATGGTTTGTGATGAGATCATCAAAGTTGTGGGCTCAGCTCAGCCTCGGATTGAGCACCGAACTCAAATGCCCTACACAGATGCCGTAATTCACGAAATACAGAGAGTCGCTAACATTCTGCCCATGGGCTTACCCCATGAGACAACTACAGATGTTCTGTTCAAGAACTACTATATTCCAAAG GGCACAGAGGTCATCACTCTGTTAACATCAGTACTTCGGGACCAAACACAGTGGGAAACACCAGAGGCTTTTAACCCCACTCATTTCCTCAGCTCTGAGGGGAGATTTGTCAAGAAAGAAGCTTTCATGCCCTTTTCAGTGG GTCGTCGGATGTGTGCTGGTGAGCCACTAGCAAAGATGgagctgttccttttcttcaccaGTCTCATGCAGAAGTTTACTTTCCAACCACCTCCTGGAGTCTCCCATCTGGACCTGGATCTAACTCCAGACATTGGCTTTACCATTCAACCAAGGCCTCACAAGATATGTGCCCTGCCCCGAGCCTTGGCTCTTTAA